Genomic DNA from Herpetosiphon gulosus:
GCTCCTAGGAATTCCATGGATCGTGTGATCACAATGAATCCAAACGCGCTCATCGTGATAGGCAATATGCACCAGACACTGATGAATCCGATGTTGGCCATGCCAACCAGCAACCACCACCAGGTACTGATGTTGCTGGCGATCAAATATGGTTTGCACCGTGCATGCGCCCAGCGTATCAGGACATGGCATGGCCATCAGGACGGTTTCGATGAGCGTGGTGGGCGAAAAGGCCACCATAACGAACTCCCTTCCGGAACAGCCGTTGGGTTAGCGAATGGACGGTTTCGATGGCAGCGGATCATCTGGCCATTGATTCCAATGGGTGGGGGGGTGGTTGTAGAGTGTGCGATACTCATGATATTGGAAAGCAATGAACCGCAGCGCTAACTCACTCAGCATGGTGAGAACGATCGCCATGAGCATGTGCCACACGAGAATGTTCAGCCCACCAATCGTCAACTGTGGTTGGGGGCTAGCACTCCCCAACAGCATCAGCCCACCAATCAGGCTCAGCCAGAGTAGAACATAGCGTTTTTTCATAACGTGCTCCCTTGAATACCAGCAATGTTGGGATAGTTCACCAGCATTGATGCAGTATGTTCCGGTAGGCGGGTTGGCCGGACACTACAGGGAAACTGGATAGTGATGGTTGTTCCATGATCAACCGTGCTGGCGATCGTAATGCTGCCCTCGTGTTGCTGGATGAGTTCTTGAACAATTGCCAAGCCAAGTCCTTGACCAATCCTTGCCGCCCCATGAGGATCAGCTGTGTCAAAAAATGGACGAGAAATCTGCACCAGATCATCGGCGGAAATTCCTACCCCATAATCCTGAATGGTTATCTGCCCATCAGCAGCGAGGGTGATGGTAATTTCACTATGCATCCCGCTATAGTGCAGGGCATTGAGCAAGAGATTCTGAAACACTTGGACTAAGCGACCATAATCGCCATCAACCCATACGGCTACATCGGGGACTCGCAGCACTAAGAGATGCGAAGCTCGCATTCCTTGCATGGCTCCAACGACCGTTCGCAGCACCGCACTTAGTTCAAGCGAACGACGCTGAATCGGCCCCAGATTGTGAGTCATCAGCGTGCTATCAAGCAGCGTTGGAACCAATCGTCCTACATGAATCGCTTGCATCCGCATCGTATTAATCATTTGCCGTTCGCGCAGGGGAATTCCGCCCCATGTGGCAACCCGTCGCTCAAATAGATCAATATAGCCGAGCAAAATACTGATGGGCGTTTGGAGTTCATGAATCGCTATTGTTAGATGATGTTCAATCTGATGGGTTGTATCAAGCGCCACTGCCAGCGTGCTGGTGAGGGTTTGGACATGATCTTCTGCCGCTAATTGAGCAACACGGGCAAACCCATAGTCGAGTGTCCGCTGAAAAAGTGCTGGCGTAAGTTCATCGTCGAACAACGTGGCATG
This window encodes:
- a CDS encoding element excision factor XisI family protein, with amino-acid sequence MVAFSPTTLIETVLMAMPCPDTLGACTVQTIFDRQQHQYLVVVAGWHGQHRIHQCLVHIAYHDERVWIHCDHTIHGIPRSLIAAGIPATRILQVFPLANLRMP
- a CDS encoding HAMP domain-containing sensor histidine kinase is translated as MKPNGMQILLIDHDGHGIPLIASIITAIQTVQYRLIAVADLHHGLSMLATRRIDAILVRLPLMDNTGMIIQTLSDHASTYPLILSAPNTDDHTLIPMLHVGVHATLFDDELTPALFQRTLDYGFARVAQLAAEDHVQTLTSTLAVALDTTHQIEHHLTIAIHELQTPISILLGYIDLFERRVATWGGIPLRERQMINTMRMQAIHVGRLVPTLLDSTLMTHNLGPIQRRSLELSAVLRTVVGAMQGMRASHLLVLRVPDVAVWVDGDYGRLVQVFQNLLLNALHYSGMHSEITITLAADGQITIQDYGVGISADDLVQISRPFFDTADPHGAARIGQGLGLAIVQELIQQHEGSITIASTVDHGTTITIQFPCSVRPTRLPEHTASMLVNYPNIAGIQGSTL